A genomic window from Vitis riparia cultivar Riparia Gloire de Montpellier isolate 1030 chromosome 16, EGFV_Vit.rip_1.0, whole genome shotgun sequence includes:
- the LOC117933147 gene encoding peroxisomal membrane protein 11B has translation MNDTVDKLVIFLAKRDGIDKLVKTFQYVSKLVHWHVEAAHPDAAHRAKQWEVASGLSRKAFRSGRFLTGFNALRRNPGSTPTFRFLAVLANAGEMVYFFFDHFLWLSRIGVLDAKLARRMSFISAFGESFGYIFFIISDFIMIKGGVEQERKLITTSTDKSTDDVKASVRKIREDRVMRLMAVAANVADLIIAVADIEPNPFCNHAVSLGISGLVSAWAGWYRNWPS, from the coding sequence ATGAATGACACAGTAGACAAGCTTGTAATCTTCCTAGCAAAGAGAGATGGGATTGACAAGCTTGTGAAGACCTTCCAATATGTTTCCAAGCTTGTCCACTGGCATGTCGAAGCTGCCCATCCCGATGCTGCCCACAGAGCCAAGCAATGGGAGGTTGCATCTGGGCTCAGTCGAAAAGCCTTCCGCAGCGGCCGCTTTCTCACTGGCTTCAACGCCCTGCGCCGGAACCCTGGTTCCACCCCAACTTTTAGGTTCCTGGCAGTGCTTGCTAATGCTGGAGAAATGGTCTACTTCTTCTTCGATCACTTCCTTTGGTTGTCCAGAATTGGGGTGCTGGACGCGAAGTTAGCTAGGAGGATGAGCTTCATATCAGCGTTCGGTGAGTCTTTTGGATACATTTTCTTCATAATATCTGATTTCATTATGATTAAGGGGGGAGTAGAGCAAGAGAGAAAGCTCATCACTACTTCCACTGACAAGTCCACGGACGACGTGAAGGCGAGTGTTCGGAAGATTAGAGAAGACAGAGTGATGAGGCTGATGGCGGTGGCCGCCAATGTGGCGGACTTGATCATCGCGGTGGCGGACATTGAGCCAAACCCCTTTTGCAACCATGCGGTTTCACTTGGGATTAGTGGTTTGGTCTCTGCATGGGCTGGTTGGTATAGAAATTGGCCTTCTTGA